DNA from Elaeis guineensis isolate ETL-2024a chromosome 2, EG11, whole genome shotgun sequence:
CGTTTTCCTTCTGTTGGTGGAGCGCTGGCTTTGGAATTTAGACATTTTTTCCCTAGAGAAAAAATGGCCTCGCCCGGCCCGAGTCGTGGGCTGAGAATTTCACCCGAGCCTTAGTGACTTAGTCCTGGATTGGCCTGGTATTTTGCATATAGTatctatattatataatattatataaataaaattaagatataaaaacTTGTGAAAAGAAATGGGAGGGATCTGATTTCATGCTTGGTTGTATTTGTGGTAAGGCGTGCAAGTCCAAGTTTGTGTTATGAATAcggtcaaaaaaatagaaaaaagaatatCAGAGAAGTACAGGTAGAATTGCTACATCGGTTTGTAGAACCTCCTTTCCCTTCAGTGTGCTTCTCTATGTGAGGGGTCACTCGATTCACGTCATCGTTCCTCTTTTGGGAGACGTGTGTGCGAGTCGAGTCTTCTTTGATCGCTAGTTTATTAGCTCTTTGTATTACTCTGGCGAGGGTGATATCTGTCCGGATCTTCTGCAACATCGCTCTTGGGAGAGTATTGGCTTCCATCTATCATCACAAATCTTGGGTCAAGGTTATGGATCCTTGTTGCTGCTCATACTGTTATTGAAGTTGGCTTTGAGATAAGTTTGTCTCTTATAGCATCCTTTGGAGGTCGCTGCCTCATCGTTCTTATCTTTGGAAAATTCCCCCAATCTCTCGAATGTCGGTCAGCCGTGATTGAGACCGGGTTCTAAGACTTGATCTCATCACCACACCAAGCGGATGCTCGAATATGCTAGGACAGCTTGTCCGTTCGgatgaactttcataaaataTAGAGAAAGCGGCTTTAAATTgggttaagaaaaaaaaaaaaaaaaagctagaaaGTGAGGGGCATCTTATAGATTGTGGTCTATAAGAAAAGAAGGATAGCAAGATTTatccaaaattcaaaaattttaaattaacccTTCGAGCGTATTTTACTATGTGAATGTGGTATATCGTTCATCTTCGGTAGGAAGTGTTACATAATATGTATCATGCGATCTCCAAGTGATAGCTTAGAATCCATGCTATTGCTAACATGCCATTGCCaagatttgtatctcaacttcCTTTGCTCCGGCCTCCACTATTTCCCTAGTATCAGCGCCTTCATCCTTCCACTCCTTGGTCCCTCCCCTTGCACCGATGATGCCTTCCTCACCCACCTCCATATTGGCTCCATCAACCTTAAGAACAATGGCCTCAAGCCCATCCTCCATCTCCGCACCTCTGAACCCCCAATTTCACCCCACTGGTCATCGGGGGTAACCTCCTCTTCCAATGCCTCTCTCTTGCCATCCACGAGCACTTTGCCGCTATGATCTTAGCCCCGATCGATCTCCTCATCTTCGACAATCTCGATGCTTAGAAGTAAGGCTGAGCAAATAATCGAAATCTAAAGAAACCCACCCAACTGACCTAATAAACATCGGTTTCAATCagttgaaagacataaatcagATAGAATCGGATTGACGtttgtaaaaaattgattatttacgGTCAGATTCGATTCCTATACTTTTAATGCATATGAAATCGAACATAATCGATGTAGTATTTCACAAATTTACTATCATTTTGGGACGGCAtcgtttagacttcaatacttcattttTAAAAAACATTATCACCTATTTGGATTTAtgaaaatattaatattgaatAATTGATGGAAGCACATCAATTTGAAATAATTGTAAAATAAGAGCTTTCAGATGTAATTGCTTttagatgaataatttttttttctattttattttatacagtttcaaaaatatattcaaaatttgtaacttataaggtttagatttttttgtattaaattaataaaaaaataaataagcttaagtggaccaacattggacttaaaatcaatattgagTCAATATTAAAGTCTAAACCAACACAACCCATTCGAACCTGCTACAAATCGTTCATTTTGGTTTCAAATGATATATGCATGATAAACGATCGGCAGCggattgaattttcttcaatatgactggatttgattggataaaatttttctctcaatccgATTGAATCTGACCCGTGTTTAGCCCTACTTAGAAGAACACCGCCCTCTACCTCTATCAGTGCCGAGGACATTCGGGCCTCCATCGTTAAGGAACCAGTTTATAATAGTTCCTCAACCTGCTCCACGAGGCATCGGATCCGAAAGCGGTGGGGCATAACCTGAGAGCAATCCATGACCCTTCATCTTCTCCACCACCCATGGAGCCTTTCCTCAAATACTTAGATCCTATAGGGATAGCTCTATGCATGCGTGAAGAACTAGGGCAgagaataactataattttagCCGGAATTGTTGCACAActgttttcatttttatttttttacaggtAATGAAGCATAATGCTGGAATTAAAAGGAAATAAGTAATGTTTAAAGATACAGAACACCATGCTAATACATCCAAAACAAATAACATACTAACTATTGCAGTGGATATCTGACCCTAATCAGGGTGGCTGGACTTGAACAGGGATCGTGGGTGCAATAGGATCTGTAAAACAAGTCATGACTGGAGTTGACTCCAATGGAGACCTTCCGATGTTCAAGTCGGAACTTTGAAACAGATGAGGAGGGTACGTAAAAGAAAAAATAGTATACTTTGAGAGTCTTTTTGAAATCTCTATTTACAGATAGAGGTGACAGCCATTTAGGAGACGATATTTCTAATTTATCCTGATCGGTTCGAGCGTAACGTGATGAAATTTGAGATCGAAATTCTCAAAATATGACAGTTATGATTGCTTTATTTGCTTCGGGGTCAGCTGTCGTGTTGcagtcatttaaatttgaaaagaggTATGCGACTTCTAAACTGGATTGAGTTCGGCTGGAGAACTTCAGATTAGTTGATGGCGTGGTTAGCAGGAATGTCTCTCTGATGCTGATAGCTGGGATCGGCAGTCAAGATTAGGATCGGCAGTCGAAGTCAAGTTGTTTTTCGATTGAAGGCACTACTCGGAGAGGTTCAGCCAGAAAGTAAGGATCGATAAGGTCTAAAGTTGTTCGGATCTTCCGTTAGGCTTAATATTTTCGGCTTGAATAATAAATTAATCCCAACACTTGCTCTCCTACTCTCGAGTCCAAACCAGAGTTAATTCGGACAAAAGGAATATATCAAGTTGAAATTATGAAAGATATGAGGTGCATACCTCTATTTTAGTTAAAACGATGCATCTGTGATCCTTGAGTGAAGCGAAGAGTTGCATCAGTAGTCACGGCCAAAAAAGATGGACTACTTGTGGAATTCGAAGGATGATGCACATTGTTTTAAGTGTGACCTTTATAAATGAGCCGATTGTCAATTTCTGCAAGCCAATGAGAATGCGCCAGATGTCAGTCATCCAACGATCAGGAAGAATTCAATATCCGTGCCGTATCACCTTCGACGCCTACAAATAGAGGTCGTATTCTTCTTTTGGATAGCAACGCCTATTTTTTTTCATTGACTCGGATGGATGAAATAGATCGGTTCTCTGCACTCACCTACACGAGGTATTGTCCACTTTAGAGACTGCTTCACATACACTCCCCGATATACTCCCTCACATAGTTTTGCCCTTTAAAAAGTGTCtcattggagagagagagagagaatctcgATTCTATATAAACTAGAGTCTTCTTGACTCACAACTTATGTAAGACTAAAAATGCCGTCCTTCCACAATACTAACTATAGCTATAATAAAAGAACCAATGTTCCAATCAGCATCTGAGAGCTTTGAGAGGGAAAATTCAGTATCGTACTGCCTGAGTTCTTGTGACCGGAGGAATGCTCGAGGATTACAGCTCCCAGACTTCCCTCGTGACAGCATACACCGGACTCTAGCCAAACAAATGATAAGAGGAAACCGTGAACAGTCCACCTTGAAACTCGCGAGACTGAGCTGTTTGCTTGTGATGCCATTGCCATTTTATTTGATCTTCTCGTCATCCCCTGTATCTGCTCAGAACCAAGAAAGATAGAAATTGTCTATCTGAGTAAAATCTCCAGAGGTTTCAGCACACGTTGTTCACAATGCAGCAGATACAGCCCAAGATGCTGATAACTTTTAATCCTAACTAGCAAGCTGTGAACATATGCAGAACAACTACTAAAAAACCCGGTGCGACCCCCACTAACTTGCCCATTCAGTAATTTGCAGAGGGTCAGAAGCAGGTCCAGGTAAAGCAAATTGACCACTGGCTTATTTCTAGCACACACAGATCCAACCCAACCATTCACGTGAAGTGTTGTAAATCACCGTATACAATTACCATAACAAAAAGTGGTGTGATTGAGAGGAAGCAGCAGAACAATTTGCAACCACACAAATCTGCTTGCAAGATATGGTTGATTTCTTGAACAATTTGCTACCACAAATGTTAAGTGCTGCACAACTGGTTTGAAACTCGAAACATGACTAGGTTTCTCGAACTAATACTGGATGGGCCCAAAACTCGGAAAAtctaaattttcaaaagaaaaattcaGACGACGGTCTCGGCTGCCTTTAAGACTTCGTTGCTCTGGTTTGACTCCATCAGACCTGATCAAATCAATAGTGCCCGAAAAGACTTGCAATTTCAAAAGAacatctttttaagataaatcaaaaaGCAAATATCCGACCGTTTTCTTTTTTGGGGGTGGGGGGGTGCCAAATTTCTAACCATTCATTACCAGTATGAAAATATAACAAGCATTTCCAGAGGAAAAGGATAAAGACAAGCTTCTGGCGTAATATACACACCACACCTCAAAAGGCTCAAGATTGATACGGCTAGCTCCAATTTTTCCCAACAGAATCATGAAAAACAGAAGCCCGGATCCTCTATGCTTGTGCACAGTATACTCGCCGTATGCCCCGCGCATGATTAATGTGTACAACAGGCCCTGCAGATGCAGAAGTACCGATGCTATCGTGGTGACCTGGACTCCACGTCCCATGTTCAGACGAGTGTTTCCCTAGTTATTCCGCAAAATAAAATGCCCCTGTTTCAGTCTGGATAACCAAAAGAGAAACGACTATCTGTGCATCTTGTATCCACCCACTCAACCTCGAAGAAATCGTGCCAGTAATCAAGGATGGTTGGCAATCTAATTAACTAATCCTCATAGTTCCAAACCTTCCATTCCATATTGCATGAGCTCACAACGTCAGCAGCCATCCCCCGCGATGCACCAACTCTGATCAGCAATAAAGGTTTCAACTCTTTCCCTGCACATTCATTGTTCATCATAGATCGTATCAGCATACTTGATGGCAGCGGCAGAAAGTGTCAAAACTGCTCTATGGGAGGAGGTTGTCTTACAGGAGACCAACAAATCAAAGATCCAAATCCTCCAGCTGATTCATCAAAATGTAAAGCATGCTCAGCCAGAGGTAGAAGACCACCCCCAGGGGACCTCTTCTAAAAATATCTCCAATATCCAAAACATGCATGTCCATGTGAACATGCATGCGCACAGAAGCACACCTGCAACCACGCAGGCgcgcacgcgcacacacacagAGCCAGCCTGTCAAAGCTCCAAGAGTCTGGAACAGCAGGTTTGTTATCCTAAAAGCTTCATCTCATTGTTGAAGAGAGCAATTAGATGAGAAAAACTACATCTCTGAACAAGGGTAGCAAGCTTGAAGCTTTTACACGCGCACACAAAATCCTAGCCATAACAACAGCCATCTGAGTTGTGCATGAAATGACAGGATGGTCACAAcagtaaataaaaatatttcactccatcctggTATGCTGAAAATTTTGCTGATATTTTAAGCTCTCTAAGTCTCTTGCTTCGACCCTTTTGTAGAACTTGCATCTCAATAGAGTAAGATGCCATGCCTCCAGATTAGCAAGAAGCTCTGAAGATATGTACTTTCACCAAAAGATTAAAACAATGAAACATCATCTTTAATTGTAACATATTGAACTTCATCTACCAGATTAAAAACTATATCTTTCACAGCATGCCGATCCATCCACCTGAACAAGTCCAGCATCATAGATACTGCGCCTGAGAAAAGCAGAATAGGTCCAATAAAGTTCAGTAGCAACAATTATAACCATTATATCATCCATACCATGGCATAAAGTTCTTTGGGAACAATACAGAGCTTGTGTATTTTCAAGTGCTGCATATAAAACCAGTATAAGCGTATCATTGTTATGCAGTGGCATGCATGGCGAATTGGCATCTTTTGATATTTGTAGAACAATATTAATGCGGAAGGTATTCAACTAACTGTTAATCAAAAGTTTCTACCCTTCAGTATAAGAAAATACAAGTTGGATTAACTCAATTAAATGCAAAACTATACAAAATCCATCAACAATTCAAAAGTATTACTTTGTATACTTTCTTTTGCTGAATGAAATACTAACTCACACCCAATGTCAAGATCCAAGTTAAAATCTTGAAGTTGATGAATGGTTGCTTTTAGTTTTTTGCTTTGCATCTTGAGCTGTAACGCATTCCATTGCTATGTTCTGTTTAACCCAGTAATAATGTTGTTCAATGTTTAACTCGTATAGCAGAGAGTTTCAAATGTAGTGCATTCAGATGTTTAATCTAACCAGTAGGCAGTGTCATGCTAGTTCGGTTTTATTAAAGTTGCTACATGAACCTAATGGCTCAAACAATTCATTGAGATGTTTATAAGTTGCCGTATTCATCTTGCATGTATTAGAGGGGATCAAGAGGAAGGAGTAAGTAGTCATGCATGCACATTCACCACATTTGGAAACACAACAGAAAAATCTCCAGCACACTATACATAACATGGAAAAATGACTCAAGGATATCAAAAGAGGGCATGATGGGAAGCGACCATGAGTTGTCTAACAAGATGTCAGATTATATGTTATGAAATGCAGAATTTCTTTCTAACAAGCAGAAAAACTCTGAAACAAGGGTTAACAAAAGAATAAAGGCGTCACAAAAGCACAGAAAGTATCGAAAACACTAAAGCACGGAGGCACAAACCTTCCATGGCTTCTAATTATCACCAAAATGACCCACCAATAATATAATTCATCCAATTAATTCCAAGAAACTTTTCCTCTTAAACAAACTGTATACTACTACATACATCCATCTCAAATGCTTCAAACTGAAGACTAATTTCATAACTTCCAAATCAACACATCCGGGAATTGGGTGTGTGGAGTTGCTACCTCCAAATACTGTACTCTATTACAACAATACTGTAACTATTACTGTTCCTACAATAGAACATCCCCCTCAGATTGTTTGCTGATAGAATTCCTGCACAGCTATTCCTTGAAATAAAATAAGTTAAACATACAGTCTAACAAAAGAAcagtaatggcaaagaaaaatatAGTCAGTGCAACATCCTGAACAAATGTATGCGGATTGAATTGTGCCTGTATTAAAGTATGCAAACATATTTTGAAATGGTTTTTGTTGTTTATGATGTTCTAGTTTGGAAATACTGCATGTATTGCTTCTcagattttaaataattcaagtaATATATAAAATGAAATGCTTCTTGAATATCAGATGCCTTTTTTGAGCATTTATAAGTTTTCATTTTCTGAGTTCTGTAAAGTATTCCAAGCATGCATACTTTGTTTCGAAAGATCTTGTTGAATTCTTCTAGATCTAAACCCATGCAATTTTTTAAGTTTATGTTATACTATTTGAGTAAGCCATCCACAAAAATGGAACAGAATATTCCAAAAAAGGCCAACATGCTTGAGGTAACAATTGCCTTAGTTTGTGGGTGCCTGTGACTGGACACAGAAAACCAGAATTAGCAAGTTATGAAAGTGAGCATAAATCTACCGAGTatgtcttgattttttttttttaaaaaaaaaaaatcacaatctACATAACATTGGATGTGACCATCAACTTCTTATACAGTGCAATCAATTTTCATGTGGTGAGTCATACATCAAAGGTCCACAGCTAGTCTGAAAGAAGTGACGAGAAATGGAAGACACCACTTATCACCTTATACTGTCTAATTTTTgtcaaaatatgatgaaaatgctgCAAGAATGTCTGAAGTGTATAATAGATGACAAACACTCCCATCATCCTGTCCCGATGGCAAGCTTTATGAGCTACCAACTTTGGCCCAGAAAAATGCATGAAGAATATGAAATATATCCTCAATATTGAGTACATAATGTCAGATTCTATGGATGACATCAAAGTACTCCAAAATTGATCTAATAGATCAGAATAAAAGATAACAGCTGAACACAAAGGAGCTGCTTATACGTAAGAGATTCTGAATCAATTGACCAATAaaacataccaaaagaaaaggggGAAAACAAATTGAAAATGCAAGCCTCAGCATGAAACATAGAACAACAGGCATATGTTCGAATATGACGGTTCCTGATGCCCTCATCAACCACATACATCTTTGAACCTGTTCATTCTTATCGGAAAAAGAACATATTATGCATCACGATGAGCTGCAACCCTTTCTCTAGAGAACAAACTCAAACAGACAAGCACTGGTACATGCATGCATGAGTGCGCTCCCAAAACCCAATCACAAGAGAACTGAAAGATGATGCATTCAATTGTCCATCTTACCAAAGCTACGATAGTCCCCTTTGGCCTAGGAAATTTTGTTGCTTTATGAAAGTTATATCATACAAAAAGTCTACTAATGTTAATTGGAATAAAATATGAATATTCACATAATCCCGGCTGATTGGTTCATGGTAGCAACCCACAACCCCATCCAAAAAGAAAAACCCCAAACCACCAATGGAACCAAATGGGGGACAAGCGGAGCGGGGATAGAATCTTGGTTCTGAAGCCCTATAGGGGCAGCAATATTGTGCCTGTGCTTTCAGTGCTGAACCTTCCAAACATAAGAATGGAATGATTTTTCATTGCTTCTAGTCTTCTCTTTTGATTACACTAAGATTTTGCGCCAATCAAGATTCGCTATCTTGATATCAGACCCTGTATtagtaccatcctattacaatgttGGTATATGATATGGCACAAAATGGTGAGACATACCAAGTGTTGGTATGGTATGAGATTACGTACTAGTTCGATACTGATATGATACTGTATGCTTGATATGGTATTGTACATTACCAaccggtatggcaaaccttggcgCCAATATTCAATAATTCAAGAAATACATGAAACAAAATGCTTATTGTGATATCATGTAAATTTGGATGCAATTCCACACATATGCTCTCATTTGCTGAGTTATGTTTCGATGTGTTCAGCACCTACAACCATTGCTTCTAAACTCCTGTTATCTTAAGATTGTTTGGACTTAAGACCACAACTTTTAAGATTGTCTGCAATCCGTGATCAGATTTGTTATAAACTTTAAGCCTAAAAATACAGTTCGCCATTGCCTTAGTTTATAGATGCTTGTGACATGCACACAATATAAGCAAGTTATGAAATTTAAAGATATAAGGTAGCTTGGAACTTGGAAAAAGGTTTTGGaaataaaaatattgatatgTATATCATGGGGTTCATTTATGGATCTTGGTTTAATTTTCCCCAGTAGATCATATATCCCAGTTATGCAGCTAGCCTGAAATGGAAGTGACAAAAGATATAGAAGATACCAACTTTACATCATATGCTGACTTAATGTCTCAAAATCAGCTGAAATTGTTTCCATAACATCCAAACCGTAAACTAGGTGACAAACCCCATCACAATCTTGGCCCTGCAGCAAGCTATATAAGCATTCCAACTTTGGCCCTGAAAAGTGCATGGGGAATATCAAATATGTCCTCAAGACGGAATACTTTTACAGTATCAAATTCGCTAAGCATAGAAGCACATTGGATCACAACAAGAGGCCTCTTCTAAAGAAAGTTCAAATTAAAGCAACTTAATAAAACTGAGGCggtaaaagaaagaaaacaaattATGATTGCAATCCCTGAGCATGAACCCTTAGGATTTTAACTCCAAATATGAACCATATAATGTTATGCACATATTCAGATAATGAGGGCTCAAAATGCCCTTGGCAACCAGCATTTCTTTGAAACTGCCAAATTCTTGTATGAGAAACACAACTGAATTGGAAAAAGCTCAGCCTCTCCACTAAGAATACAAATTAGTCACCCATCAACTGTTATGTAAATGTGCATGATTGGTTGATTGTCCATCTTGACAAAGCTTGATGAGAGCAAGCAGGTAAGCAAATGCCTCCTTTAGGCAATAAACTTAAATAGCATCAACCAAATccatgtaaaaaaatttaaataaattgttAACAATTTGCTGAAGACCATCACTTTAGAAATTGTTCGTCATTCCACTATACAATAAGGATGGATAATATAGAAGGTATAACAACTACACAAACTAACACAGATTGAGCCAGGAGACCTTCAATGCTAAAATATTCCACTGCTTTATGAAAAGTAGTATCATACAAGAAAAATAACTCGCCACAGAAATTTACtgttgcatcatcaaaacctgaATACCCATGTACACATTAATGCCTGCTTTACAGTGCCATGGAGGAATTAAGGCAGAAGTAGTAGAAAGTAAAGTGTAAGGGACCCTACAATGAGCTAAAAAAAGTGTTCTGAGAACTATGATGAATATCTGTTTTGGCAGATGCAAGATACCTTAGCTCTAATAGATGTTCATCATTTGATATGTGCAGCATAAGGCGGAGGTTAGTCATCAATGCTTCCTTTTCCCAACTTAAGGGCCCAGATGCATATAATGCCAACATGGTGGAATGATAAGCATGTAACTCTaaatgatgaatttcttcttccAGTGCCTTTTTTGCATGAAGAGGAAAATCTCTTCCTGATACACAAGAAGAATCAGCGTCATCAAAATGATTATCCAAACCTTGGGGTGGGCTTGCAATAGGATAGTGGAAAGACCTATACAGACTTTTGCTAGGACTACAACTACCAACAGAAGATGAAACACTCTCAGCATCATTAGGACCTACACTTCCTATGAAACGATAGCCAACATCAGCTAGTGGTTTTTGCTTGTCTGAGCCCATTTCATAAATTCGGTGGTTTAAGGAAGCATGCATGTATTTTTCACCAAGCATTTTACGTGGTGAAGCAACAGCATCTACCTTTTCTAGTAATTGAGATGAATGCCTTCCAATGATTTGTTGATGCTTTCCTTCTTTCTGGACTGCTCTCATCTTTCTGTTGGTTCCAGTGCATGTATCAACTGGGAGTGATCTTTTCTTCATGCTTCTTGAAGTGGGTTCTGCATATCCATTATTATTTTCGACACAAATTTGCTCATCTACCCCATATTTCTCCAACTCTATGCAGGACTGGGGTAATTGGGAACTGAACTTTACAATTTTGGTCTGGCTGTTCATAAGTCCATCATTACATCTTCCGGATTCCTGCAAGCAAGTGCCGAACAATTAGACAATAGAAACGAATaagaaaggcaaaaaaaaaaaaaaaaaaattgacagctATCTTAAACATCAAATAAGTCAATTACAAATGTTTTCATGATGACTCTAAACTGAAATCAGGACTCAGAAGCAATTAAATAAGCCAATTAAAGCAATAAGAGTAACAAAGCATAGAAAGTCAAATGTAACTACTCAGTAAAAAGGTAAATCTAATGATGTTTCAAAGGGGGAAAAACAGCATGCTCTTAAAGCATCACAGCAAAATGACTGTTCatcccttgaaaaagaatctAATATTAAAAACAGGATTTTATGATGCTACCTTCTGAATCACAACCCATTTGTTGTCCTGCCAAGATTGTCGCACCCTGAGATCCGATATATGGACTCTGAATTCCCTGAAGGATCCAAGGAGTCTTACAAAATAGAAATCCCTAGCAACAACCTTTGACACTTCTGCAAGCTTCCACGAGTTGTTGTCAAAGACCTCAACAATGTCACCAGCAACCCAGCTCCTCGGCACCTTAACAGGAGGAGGACGTGGCCTGATAGCCTTTCTTGGTACTCTTTCCACAGCACCATCCATGTCTGGCAAATATTGATCGTACCTAACACTGTAGGTATGCCCATTCCCAGAGATGATCTCGGCACACCACCAGGAGCCTGAGGGCACTTCCCTCTTGTTCAATACCTCCACCTTACTCCCTTTCTTGAACCTCAAGAGCGCCATGATGTCAAAATCCAGATTTCTAAATCCTGGTGGAAGGAAATCGCAAATGAGATCCAATTGCTAACTCTGAAGCAAGATCATGACCTAATAATTGGATCACAAAACATCAACTGAAGATTATCAAGACgcacataaaaaagaaaaagaagagaactaTAAACATGATGTCAAATTGCATTGACAACTACTGCAGAATCTTGATGAGAACCATACAGAAGAACGCATCAACTGAAGCAGATGGCAATGAAAGAAGCCACAAATCTTTCACCATAAACTAATTAGTACACAGGGAAAAAACATTGGTCTACCGAGGAAAACACAAAAATCAAGAAACTAATTGTATACAGACAAGTCATACAGACCAATAATTGGTTAAATCATCATCCCATGATCGAAAGCATCATCGATCATCAAAGTTTCAAATTTCTCAGATTAACAGCATAAAATATCTATTTCAGAAGATGATCGCAAGAGTTGTGTGCACTGATACTCTTCAAGACCCTTGTAATAATCCAAACCCTAGCCAAGATAGATTTCTCATAAAATCTTATAGTACGCCGATACTCAGGAGATaatcaaatgaaaaataaatatataaattatacaaAAAATTACAAGTAAAAATTGAAAACGTATTTAAAAAAATCGCGGATCGTCGAAGCATCGCAATAGAAAATAAGAGACGAAAACTCGATTTCATCCGCTAGATTCAACGTCGAATCCAAAACTTAGAAATTCTTATCAAAAAGGAACGCCAAATTTCGGTTGAGATTTAGAAAAACTCCACTGACCTCTCTCGACGAAGACGGCGACGAAGAAACTCAAAAGATCGATCGAACGGAAGAACGGAGAAGGAGAtaattcttttctttctctcctttctctccaaGCGTCCTCCCCTTCCCGTTTCCTCCTCTCCCTTCCAGGGAGTAATTTTTAGTCGGGGATTTAAAAGGGGTTACGGAAATTATGAAACGGAATTGAAGAAGCTATCAAATTCGACAATCTGCGTCTGGTCAAGTCCGGGAGTCTTGCGCGAACTGAGAACGGTCCGTCAATGTCAGCCGTCCGATCTGTACGTTA
Protein-coding regions in this window:
- the LOC105043194 gene encoding uncharacterized protein isoform X1 yields the protein MALLRFKKGSKVEVLNKREVPSGSWWCAEIISGNGHTYSVRYDQYLPDMDGAVERVPRKAIRPRPPPVKVPRSWVAGDIVEVFDNNSWKLAEVSKVVARDFYFVRLLGSFREFRVHISDLRVRQSWQDNKWVVIQKESGRCNDGLMNSQTKIVKFSSQLPQSCIELEKYGVDEQICVENNNGYAEPTSRSMKKRSLPVDTCTGTNRKMRAVQKEGKHQQIIGRHSSQLLEKVDAVASPRKMLGEKYMHASLNHRIYEMGSDKQKPLADVGYRFIGSVGPNDAESVSSSVGSCSPSKSLYRSFHYPIASPPQGLDNHFDDADSSCVSGRDFPLHAKKALEEEIHHLELHAYHSTMLALYASGPLSWEKEALMTNLRLMLHISNDEHLLELRRSIYDAGLVQVDGSACCERYSF
- the LOC105043194 gene encoding uncharacterized protein isoform X3 — translated: MALLRFKKGSKVEVLNKREVPSGSWWCAEIISGNGHTYSVRYDQYLPDMDGAVERVPRKAIRPRPPPVKVPRSWVAGDIVEVFDNNSWKLAEVSKVVARDFYFVRLLGSFREFRVHISDLRVRQSWQDNKWVVIQKESGRCNDGLMNSQTKIVKFSSQLPQSCIELEKYGVDEQICVENNNGYAEPTSRSMKKRSLPVDTCTGTNRKMRAVQKEGKHQQIIGRHSSQLLEKVDAVASPRKMLGEKYMHASLNHRIYEMGSDKQKPLADVGYRFIGSVGPNDAESVSSSVGSCSPSKSLYRSFHYPIASPPQGLDNHFDDADSSCVSGRDFPLHAKKALEEEIHHLELHAYHSTMLALYASGPLSWEKEALMTNLRLMLHISNDEHLLELRAKVGMLI
- the LOC105043194 gene encoding uncharacterized protein isoform X2, translated to MALLRFKKGSKVEVLNKREVPSGSWWCAEIISGNGHTYSVRYDQYLPDMDGAVERVPRKAIRPRPPPVKVPRSWVAGDIVEVFDNNSWKLAEVSKVVARDFYFVRLLGSFREFRVHISDLRVRQSWQDNKWVVIQKESGRCNDGLMNSQTKIVKFSSQLPQSCIELEKYGVDEQICVENNNGYAEPTSRSMKKRSLPVDTCTGTNRKMRAVQKEGKHQQIIGRHSSQLLEKVDAVASPRKMLGEKYMHASLNHRIYEMGSDKQKPLADVGYRFIGSVGPNDAESVSSSVGSCSPSKSLYRSFHYPIASPPQGLDNHFDDADSSCVSGRDFPLHAKKALEEEIHHLELHAYHSTMLALYASGPLSWEKEALMTNLRLMLHISNDEHLLELRYLASAKTDIHHSSQNTFFSSL